One Calditrichia bacterium DNA window includes the following coding sequences:
- a CDS encoding metal-dependent hydrolase yields MPKLTYLSHSAFLIQGQQGTVVIDPFLSGNPLAKLKPSDIKTDYVLLTHGHGDHVGDTIEIAKNNEATVVAPFELANWCSTKGAKVHHMHIGGAHHFPFGRLKYTIAHHGSSTPDGTYMGQPGGLLITMDGKTLYHAGDTALFLDMKLIGELNKLDLAILPIGDNFTMGIDDAVIAAGFLRAKMYVPMHFNTFEVIEVNPQKFIQKLEKQGHKGYVMEIGETIEY; encoded by the coding sequence ATGCCAAAACTCACCTATCTCAGTCATTCCGCATTTCTCATTCAGGGTCAACAGGGCACGGTTGTCATCGATCCATTTTTAAGTGGCAATCCGCTGGCAAAACTAAAGCCGTCCGATATTAAAACAGACTATGTTTTACTCACCCACGGACACGGCGATCATGTTGGCGATACCATCGAAATTGCCAAAAACAACGAAGCAACTGTGGTTGCACCGTTTGAATTGGCAAACTGGTGCAGCACCAAAGGCGCCAAAGTTCACCACATGCACATTGGTGGTGCCCACCATTTCCCGTTCGGCAGATTGAAATATACTATCGCCCATCATGGATCTTCCACACCCGATGGCACTTACATGGGACAGCCGGGCGGCTTACTCATTACAATGGATGGCAAAACCCTTTATCACGCGGGTGATACCGCGCTTTTTCTGGATATGAAGCTGATCGGCGAATTGAACAAACTGGATCTCGCAATTTTGCCAATCGGCGATAATTTTACAATGGGCATCGACGACGCTGTTATAGCTGCCGGCTTTTTACGGGCAAAAATGTATGTACCAATGCATTTCAACACTTTTGAAGTGATTGAGGTAAACCCGCAAAAATTTATCCAAAAGCTGGAAAAACAGGGACACAAGGGCTATGTCATGGAAATTGGTGAGACTATCGAATATTAA
- a CDS encoding LysM peptidoglycan-binding domain-containing protein, whose protein sequence is MRKIFMIVLATGVMLAIFSSELKLLADVYLGKPRTHVIQKGESLSEIAIQYYGNVEYWRELALVNMAPDPNLIWVGEEILVPDRETIVALNQAKTLSTVKDLVIQQELALENNSPRQQPDAVTEPEETQPIAEEFSEPVQTVQPTLPTARTKTAESSSNWVLWLAVFLIACGVIGFWWMRSHRPKVVLVKPKNPKTADPETARRRTEATATTNGNGTYRRPVTPQRREVAVLDEN, encoded by the coding sequence ATGCGTAAGATTTTCATGATAGTGTTGGCAACCGGGGTGATGTTGGCAATTTTTTCCAGCGAATTAAAATTGCTGGCGGATGTTTATTTGGGAAAACCGCGGACACATGTGATCCAAAAAGGCGAATCGCTGAGCGAAATTGCCATCCAATATTACGGCAATGTTGAATATTGGCGCGAACTGGCGTTGGTGAATATGGCGCCGGATCCAAACTTGATCTGGGTTGGCGAAGAAATTCTCGTTCCCGACCGGGAAACCATTGTTGCGCTAAACCAGGCGAAAACCCTCAGCACCGTGAAAGATTTGGTGATCCAGCAGGAGCTGGCGTTGGAAAATAATTCACCGCGTCAACAACCGGATGCAGTCACCGAACCTGAGGAAACCCAACCGATTGCGGAAGAATTCTCGGAGCCGGTGCAAACTGTGCAACCTACGCTGCCAACCGCCAGAACAAAAACAGCCGAAAGCAGCAGCAATTGGGTGCTGTGGCTGGCAGTGTTTTTAATTGCATGTGGTGTTATCGGTTTTTGGTGGATGCGCAGCCATCGTCCAAAAGTGGTTTTGGTAAAGCCGAAAAATCCTAAAACTGCTGATCCCGAAACCGCAAGACGACGCACAGAAGCAACTGCAACTACCAACGGTAACGGCACATACCGCAGACCGGTTACGCCGCAACGCCGCGAAGTTGCAGTGCTCGATGAGAATTAA
- a CDS encoding Hpt domain-containing protein — protein sequence MELNNVLNREELFARVDDDVELLGELIELFLEDYPDLITEIEKAIQQKDAIALKKAAHTLKGAVGNFCAEGAFEASRKLEAIGAQGNLETVAADFQQLQQEMQNVTKALQEISREYCQ from the coding sequence ATGGAATTAAACAACGTATTGAATCGTGAAGAATTATTTGCCAGAGTAGATGACGATGTGGAATTACTCGGCGAATTGATCGAGCTCTTTTTGGAAGATTATCCGGATTTAATTACAGAAATAGAAAAAGCTATTCAACAAAAAGATGCGATCGCCTTAAAAAAAGCAGCACACACATTAAAAGGCGCAGTGGGTAACTTTTGTGCCGAAGGTGCATTTGAAGCATCCCGCAAACTGGAAGCAATTGGCGCACAAGGTAACCTCGAAACAGTTGCAGCCGATTTTCAACAATTGCAGCAAGAAATGCAAAATGTAACCAAAGCGCTTCAGGAAATTTCCCGGGAATATTGCCAATAA
- a CDS encoding segregation/condensation protein A yields the protein MYKIKLPVFEGPFDLLLFLIRKNEIDIYDIPIAQITKEYLEYIELMKMLDLEIAGEFIEMVATLILIKTRMLLPQQATEGEEDPEDPRLKLTLQLLEYKRFKEKAEELYDIESERRQFFSRASTVQRQLKKFTPPDEEFVVDATLFDLLTAFKKALDNMPKITVHRVNPVKISIEDQVRFIFDSFAGGTYVHFGEITKALPTKIHVIVTFMSILDLMRLQMITCKQDDAYGDIRLVALTDLSMSHFQSLREEQQLHLSDEPETPPENEQPALDS from the coding sequence TTGTATAAAATAAAATTACCGGTTTTCGAGGGACCGTTCGACCTGTTGCTGTTCCTCATTCGCAAAAACGAAATTGATATTTACGATATTCCCATCGCGCAAATTACCAAAGAATATCTGGAATACATCGAGCTGATGAAAATGCTCGATCTCGAAATCGCCGGTGAATTTATCGAAATGGTGGCGACGCTGATTCTCATTAAAACGCGCATGCTGCTGCCGCAACAAGCCACCGAAGGCGAAGAAGACCCTGAAGATCCGCGCCTGAAGCTCACCCTTCAACTGCTTGAATACAAACGATTTAAAGAAAAAGCCGAAGAGCTGTACGACATCGAGTCGGAACGCCGCCAGTTCTTTTCGCGGGCGTCCACTGTTCAGCGACAACTCAAAAAGTTCACGCCGCCGGACGAAGAATTTGTGGTAGACGCAACCCTGTTCGATCTGCTGACCGCGTTCAAAAAAGCGCTGGACAATATGCCCAAAATAACGGTTCACCGCGTCAATCCGGTGAAAATTTCCATCGAAGACCAGGTGCGGTTTATCTTTGACAGCTTTGCCGGGGGCACATATGTTCATTTTGGGGAAATTACCAAAGCGTTGCCGACAAAAATTCACGTCATCGTTACGTTTATGTCCATTCTCGATTTGATGCGCCTGCAAATGATCACCTGCAAACAGGACGACGCATACGGCGACATCCGGCTGGTTGCGCTGACCGACTTGAGCATGTCCCATTTTCAATCGCTGCGCGAAGAACAGCAGTTGCACCTCAGCGACGAGCCGGAAACACCACCGGAAAACGAGCAACCGGCACTGGATTCCTGA
- a CDS encoding response regulator has translation MTDETLRVLLVDDDEDDYIITRDLLNEIEGRRYHLDWIETAKEAASQMKANTYDVYLVDYRLPDSTGLDLMCEVKNAGCDSPIIFLTGQGDSAIDLKAMESGAADYLIKSKIDAQSLERALRYAVQRQKMNQAISHAEKLKTAQELAGTVCHEFSQPLQILSLSLTLLKSQPEEQMHIQNCQNMVNRIGELVHKLRNITDLKSQSYLDHHIIDLNASSQPRKVMENSLNKMLGNEE, from the coding sequence ATGACAGATGAAACACTGCGGGTTTTATTGGTTGATGACGACGAAGACGACTACATCATCACCAGAGATTTATTGAACGAAATTGAAGGGCGCCGATACCATCTGGATTGGATCGAAACGGCGAAGGAAGCGGCATCGCAAATGAAAGCGAATACCTACGATGTTTATCTGGTAGATTACCGCCTGCCAGACAGCACCGGACTGGATTTGATGTGCGAAGTCAAAAATGCGGGTTGCGATTCGCCGATTATTTTTCTCACCGGTCAGGGCGATTCGGCAATCGACCTGAAGGCAATGGAATCCGGTGCGGCAGATTATCTCATCAAAAGTAAAATTGATGCACAAAGCCTGGAGCGAGCGCTGCGGTACGCAGTTCAACGCCAAAAAATGAACCAGGCCATCAGTCATGCAGAAAAGCTGAAAACAGCCCAAGAATTAGCCGGAACGGTTTGCCACGAGTTTTCTCAGCCGCTGCAAATTTTATCACTATCGCTAACCTTGCTGAAAAGCCAGCCGGAGGAGCAAATGCATATCCAGAACTGCCAAAACATGGTAAACCGAATTGGCGAGTTGGTTCACAAACTGCGCAACATAACCGATCTCAAAAGCCAATCGTATCTGGATCATCATATAATTGACCTCAATGCATCCTCCCAACCGCGCAAAGTAATGGAAAATTCCCTCAACAAAATGTTGGGTAATGAGGAATAG
- a CDS encoding response regulator, which translates to MNIKRNRMNHPLHILVAEDDPDDQMLIHDAFEANNLGSSIHFVENGEELLDYIFQREKYADPSAFPPPDMIILDLNMPKKDGRETLREIKNNEHLRLIPVIVLTTSNSQDDISKLYHLGVNSYIVKPFTFDGLINIVKCIDDFWFKTARLPYRTNQNSLNSL; encoded by the coding sequence ATGAACATTAAAAGAAACCGAATGAATCATCCGCTTCATATTTTAGTAGCAGAAGATGATCCGGATGACCAAATGCTCATTCACGATGCTTTTGAAGCAAACAATTTGGGCAGCAGCATTCATTTTGTAGAAAATGGCGAGGAGTTGCTGGATTATATTTTTCAACGGGAAAAATATGCTGATCCATCCGCTTTCCCGCCACCGGATATGATCATTCTGGATCTGAATATGCCAAAAAAAGACGGCCGGGAAACACTCCGCGAGATAAAAAATAATGAGCACCTGCGCCTGATTCCGGTCATCGTTCTGACAACCTCCAATTCACAGGATGATATTTCGAAACTTTACCATTTGGGCGTAAATTCGTATATCGTAAAGCCATTTACGTTTGACGGGTTAATAAACATCGTAAAATGCATCGATGATTTTTGGTTTAAAACCGCCCGCCTTCCCTACCGCACCAACCAAAACTCCCTCAATTCATTATAA
- a CDS encoding PAS domain-containing protein — MEKQIQQLDIGEAALLNALSFGAFVLDKQRVVHFWNQRIAEWTNISTNEIQGRHISEFFPAFTDDWCEQQLTPVFENGSSVVVLSSCMAPQPEKPGFYSQSAFGEKEISVTPVAIQPAGENAALFIIQEMSAFSARLQSYRINQKNNTGNTSFLDKNDEKEFQRLNQKLGLHFIKRTAALVASDERYRSLFENVPSALFEVHYGKLRKHLLGIFENYQPFAPEAFLAKYPQAITEWLQLLHIENANKVALQMYGANFPSELTPENTLFNSEDSRKMLLSQLKAFWKSQSPFVAEFDTTLPDGNAIYVSFRAAIAPGSQKSWQKILISVVDITARKVAERELEHAREVLERRVLERTAELAETNWALKIEVSERQAIEYTLRNTLDELKRSNRELDEFASIASHDLKEPLRKVQTFGDRLRHYCESKLDDRAMDYLSRMENAAKRMETFIDSLLSLSRVTTKARPFVPVDLENVCKEVLRDLEIRIEQTCGEVRMAPLPTIDADALQMHQLFQNLIGNALKFHKPDTPPIVEIFTETPPDNDDGQCILIIQDNGIGIPQSHREQVFKPFQRLHSRSTYEGTGMGLAICQKIVNRHSGTINISESAAKGSRFEIVLPVRHIVPQKEPDKKIALLTETEINT, encoded by the coding sequence TTGGAAAAGCAGATTCAACAACTGGATATTGGCGAAGCGGCATTGCTCAACGCGCTGTCGTTTGGGGCGTTTGTTTTGGATAAACAACGGGTTGTGCATTTCTGGAATCAGCGAATTGCGGAATGGACAAACATATCGACAAATGAAATACAAGGTCGCCATATTTCCGAGTTCTTTCCCGCATTTACAGATGACTGGTGCGAGCAACAGCTGACGCCGGTATTTGAGAATGGATCATCCGTTGTGGTGCTGTCATCCTGCATGGCTCCGCAACCGGAAAAACCGGGATTTTATTCGCAATCCGCATTCGGCGAAAAGGAAATTTCCGTGACGCCGGTTGCCATTCAGCCAGCCGGCGAAAACGCCGCACTATTTATTATTCAGGAAATGAGTGCATTTTCCGCACGATTGCAAAGCTACCGGATTAATCAAAAAAACAATACGGGAAACACATCGTTTCTCGACAAAAATGATGAGAAAGAATTTCAGCGACTCAACCAGAAATTGGGGTTGCATTTTATCAAACGCACCGCGGCTTTGGTTGCATCGGATGAACGTTATCGGTCATTGTTCGAAAATGTGCCATCTGCATTGTTTGAAGTGCATTACGGCAAGCTGCGCAAACATTTATTGGGGATTTTTGAAAACTACCAACCCTTTGCACCGGAAGCTTTTTTGGCAAAATATCCGCAGGCGATAACAGAATGGCTGCAACTGCTGCACATCGAAAACGCCAACAAAGTAGCCCTGCAAATGTATGGCGCAAACTTTCCCAGCGAGCTAACACCAGAAAACACGTTGTTCAACAGCGAAGATTCCCGGAAAATGTTGCTCAGCCAATTAAAGGCGTTTTGGAAAAGCCAATCGCCATTTGTTGCCGAATTTGATACCACGCTCCCGGATGGCAACGCAATTTACGTCAGTTTTCGGGCTGCAATTGCGCCGGGCAGCCAAAAATCGTGGCAAAAAATATTGATCAGCGTGGTAGATATTACCGCCCGGAAAGTAGCCGAACGCGAATTGGAACATGCCCGCGAAGTGCTGGAACGCCGGGTATTGGAGCGCACCGCCGAACTCGCAGAAACCAACTGGGCACTAAAAATCGAGGTGTCTGAACGGCAAGCCATCGAATACACCCTGCGCAATACGCTGGATGAACTGAAGCGCTCCAATCGCGAGTTGGATGAATTTGCTTCCATCGCATCGCACGATTTGAAAGAGCCGCTGCGAAAAGTGCAAACCTTTGGCGACCGTCTGCGGCATTATTGCGAATCGAAACTGGATGATCGCGCAATGGATTATCTCTCCCGGATGGAAAACGCTGCCAAACGAATGGAGACGTTTATCGACAGCCTGCTGTCACTCTCCCGGGTAACCACCAAAGCGCGCCCATTTGTACCGGTGGATTTGGAAAATGTGTGCAAAGAAGTGCTGCGAGATCTGGAAATCCGCATTGAACAAACGTGTGGCGAAGTGCGCATGGCACCCTTGCCGACAATTGATGCAGACGCACTGCAAATGCATCAGTTGTTCCAAAACCTCATCGGAAATGCGCTCAAATTTCACAAGCCGGATACACCGCCAATTGTCGAAATTTTTACCGAAACACCACCCGACAACGACGATGGACAATGTATTTTGATCATACAGGACAACGGCATTGGCATTCCCCAAAGTCATCGGGAACAGGTATTTAAGCCGTTTCAGCGATTGCACAGCCGGAGCACATACGAAGGAACCGGAATGGGGCTGGCAATTTGCCAAAAAATTGTCAATCGCCACAGTGGCACCATCAACATTTCCGAAAGCGCTGCAAAAGGCAGCCGTTTTGAAATTGTTTTGCCGGTTCGGCATATTGTTCCCCAAAAAGAGCCTGACAAAAAGATAGCTTTGCTTACCGAAACAGAAATAAATACATAA
- the rpmA gene encoding 50S ribosomal protein L27 yields the protein MAHKKGVGSSRNGRDSESKRLGVKTFGGEFVTAGSIIIRQRGTKIHPGENVKRGGDDTLFALIDGHVKFERKDKKRSKVSVYPEA from the coding sequence ATGGCTCATAAGAAAGGTGTTGGTAGCTCCCGGAACGGTCGCGATAGCGAATCTAAACGACTTGGTGTTAAAACTTTCGGTGGTGAATTTGTTACTGCCGGCAGCATCATCATTCGTCAGCGCGGAACGAAAATTCATCCCGGCGAAAATGTTAAACGCGGCGGTGATGACACATTGTTCGCGCTCATCGACGGACACGTGAAATTCGAACGCAAAGATAAAAAACGCAGCAAAGTTAGCGTTTACCCGGAAGCGTAA
- a CDS encoding sigma-54-dependent Fis family transcriptional regulator, translated as MSRILIIDDMKTIREQFAYDIQRKTGFEVLTAANGQEGLEMLHKNPVNLVILDLEMPVMDGLQTLEAMKKEGLDNIPVLVYTGKGNFQTCVRATRLGAYNFFAKDEISTEQLIHQIRITLEHRQLLDQDREMVKNNDRESGFIGESPVIQEMRRLIARVARVPSNVLITGESGTGKELIAREIHRMSPRSVQPFIAVNCAAIPENLVESELFGFEKGAFSGAMRTSKGKFELADGGTLMLDEIGDMPLAVQAKLLRVLQENEITRLGGEHKVIKINVRVIAATHRDLESEIEESRFRQDLFYRICTHIVRVPPLRERLEDIQPLTVHFVQQICQRFEMPVPAVHPSTIAALQQYHWRKNNVRELENVVERMIVQCDGEQLLPRHIPKEILAADVFSESPETGQANEKLSGALSIDLDPESGKSFQELKQDAERQIVQQHLEENEWHITNTAKALGIANHSNLIKIMKRLGIKKPKDE; from the coding sequence ATGAGCAGAATTCTGATAATTGATGATATGAAAACCATCCGCGAACAGTTTGCGTACGACATCCAGCGCAAAACCGGATTCGAAGTGTTGACCGCTGCCAACGGGCAGGAAGGGCTGGAAATGCTCCACAAAAACCCGGTGAATCTGGTAATTCTGGATCTGGAAATGCCGGTAATGGATGGTTTGCAAACCCTCGAAGCGATGAAAAAAGAAGGATTGGACAACATTCCCGTTCTCGTTTACACCGGAAAAGGGAATTTCCAAACCTGCGTTCGGGCAACGCGGTTGGGTGCCTACAATTTTTTTGCGAAAGATGAGATCAGCACGGAGCAATTGATTCACCAGATCCGCATTACGCTGGAACACCGGCAATTGCTCGATCAGGATCGTGAGATGGTTAAAAACAATGATCGGGAATCCGGTTTTATCGGCGAAAGCCCGGTCATTCAGGAAATGCGCCGGCTGATTGCCCGGGTCGCCCGGGTGCCCAGCAATGTGCTCATCACCGGCGAAAGCGGCACCGGAAAAGAGCTGATCGCCCGGGAAATTCACCGGATGAGCCCGCGTTCGGTGCAGCCGTTTATCGCAGTCAACTGTGCGGCGATTCCCGAAAACCTGGTTGAAAGCGAGCTGTTCGGTTTCGAAAAAGGCGCGTTTTCCGGGGCGATGCGCACATCCAAAGGCAAATTTGAGCTGGCGGATGGCGGCACGCTGATGCTCGACGAAATCGGCGATATGCCGCTGGCAGTGCAGGCAAAGTTGCTGCGCGTATTGCAGGAAAATGAAATTACCCGGTTGGGCGGGGAACACAAAGTTATCAAAATTAACGTTCGGGTGATTGCGGCAACCCACCGCGATCTCGAATCGGAAATCGAAGAATCGCGATTCCGGCAGGATTTGTTTTACCGGATTTGCACGCATATCGTTCGGGTGCCGCCGCTGCGGGAACGGTTGGAAGATATTCAGCCGTTGACCGTGCACTTTGTTCAGCAAATTTGCCAACGGTTCGAAATGCCGGTTCCGGCAGTTCACCCCTCGACCATCGCGGCGTTGCAACAATATCACTGGCGCAAAAATAATGTTCGCGAGCTGGAAAATGTGGTGGAGCGGATGATCGTTCAATGCGATGGCGAGCAATTGTTGCCCCGGCACATTCCCAAAGAAATCCTCGCTGCAGATGTCTTTTCGGAATCGCCGGAAACCGGGCAGGCGAATGAAAAATTGTCCGGCGCGCTATCTATCGATCTCGATCCGGAAAGTGGCAAAAGTTTTCAGGAATTAAAACAGGACGCCGAACGGCAGATTGTGCAACAGCATCTCGAAGAAAATGAATGGCACATCACCAACACCGCAAAAGCGCTGGGAATTGCCAATCATTCCAACCTCATCAAAATTATGAAACGACTGGGCATCAAAAAGCCGAAAGATGAATAA
- the rplU gene encoding 50S ribosomal protein L21 yields the protein MYAIVEIAGKQFRVEKDKVVKVPFLSSEVGESVSFDKVLFVNQSNDVKVGRPLIDGAKVDAKVLEHGRDKKVVVFKKKRRKGYQKKNGHRQHFTKIKIEAIEG from the coding sequence ATGTATGCAATCGTAGAAATTGCCGGAAAACAGTTTCGTGTCGAAAAAGACAAAGTGGTGAAGGTACCGTTTCTGAGCTCCGAAGTGGGCGAATCTGTATCTTTCGACAAAGTGCTCTTTGTAAACCAAAGCAATGATGTCAAAGTTGGTCGCCCGTTAATTGACGGCGCCAAAGTTGACGCCAAAGTACTGGAGCACGGCCGCGATAAAAAAGTGGTCGTTTTCAAGAAAAAGCGCCGCAAAGGTTACCAGAAGAAAAATGGTCATCGTCAGCACTTTACCAAAATTAAAATCGAAGCAATCGAAGGATAA
- a CDS encoding enoyl-CoA hydratase gives MSNHVLSELQNGVLKLTLNRPEKKNALSNAMYESLCENLVHAQSNDDVRVILLSTNSQDFTSGNDLKDFAAVNDGTRGLDDLPVVRLLRLVVGLDKPLVSAVRGLAVGIGTTVLLHSDLVFAGKSATFQMPFVPLGLVPEFASSYLLPLISGKARANLALMLGEPFDVHFAYEMGLISRIVDNEAVEETALSYCRKLVALPPISVKATKWLITPEEERKRLHDVITRESIIFAEQLQSDEHREALSAFFEKRRPDFSKFAGKI, from the coding sequence ATGTCTAACCATGTTTTATCAGAATTACAAAACGGCGTGTTGAAACTTACGCTCAATCGCCCAGAGAAAAAAAATGCACTGAGCAACGCGATGTACGAATCGCTTTGCGAGAACCTTGTTCATGCACAAAGCAACGACGATGTCCGGGTAATTTTGCTGTCCACAAACAGCCAGGATTTTACCAGCGGCAACGATCTGAAAGATTTTGCCGCAGTAAACGACGGCACGCGCGGATTGGACGATCTGCCGGTGGTGCGTTTGCTGCGATTGGTAGTGGGCTTGGACAAACCACTAGTTTCGGCAGTTAGAGGATTGGCGGTTGGCATCGGCACAACGGTGTTGTTGCACAGCGATCTGGTTTTTGCAGGAAAATCGGCGACCTTCCAGATGCCGTTTGTGCCGCTCGGCCTCGTGCCGGAATTTGCCAGTTCCTATTTGCTGCCGCTCATTTCCGGAAAAGCTCGCGCCAACCTTGCGCTGATGCTCGGTGAACCGTTTGATGTCCATTTTGCATACGAAATGGGATTGATCAGCCGGATTGTTGATAACGAAGCAGTGGAAGAAACCGCGCTCAGCTATTGCCGCAAACTTGTAGCGCTACCGCCAATTTCCGTAAAAGCAACCAAATGGCTGATTACACCGGAGGAAGAGCGGAAACGGTTGCACGATGTTATCACCCGGGAATCCATTATTTTTGCGGAGCAGTTGCAATCCGATGAACATCGCGAAGCATTGAGTGCATTTTTCGAAAAGCGCCGCCCGGATTTTTCCAAATTTGCGGGTAAAATTTAA
- the trpS gene encoding tryptophan--tRNA ligase, whose product MLDIKNKRILSGIQPSGILHIGNYFGAIRQHIALQANNDCYYFVANYHAMTTIRDHKILEENSLMVAIDYLALGFDPDKAVLFMQSDVREVTELAWMLSTVTPMGLLERAHSFKDKIAKGIAPNHGLFAYPVLMAADILIYDSDYVPVGKDQKQHLEMTRDMAEKFNLAYGEGSLKLPEDLIIPDVAVVPGLDGQKMSKSYDNIIEIFASKKQMKKKIMSILTDSTPLEDPKNPDDSIIIDLYKLVATTDEVADMRQKFLAGGYGYGHAKKELLEKMWAYFEPYHERREELLNNRDYVAEVLRNGALKAREAANIVMDRVRKAGGLLRFV is encoded by the coding sequence ATGTTAGATATTAAAAACAAACGGATTTTAAGCGGTATTCAACCTTCGGGGATTTTGCACATCGGCAATTATTTTGGGGCAATTCGCCAGCATATCGCGTTGCAGGCGAACAACGATTGTTATTATTTTGTCGCCAATTATCACGCGATGACCACCATACGCGATCACAAAATTCTCGAAGAAAACAGCTTGATGGTCGCGATCGATTATCTGGCGCTCGGCTTTGATCCCGATAAAGCGGTGCTGTTCATGCAATCCGATGTCCGCGAAGTTACCGAACTCGCGTGGATGCTCTCCACCGTTACGCCGATGGGCCTGCTGGAACGCGCCCATTCGTTCAAAGATAAAATCGCCAAAGGCATTGCGCCGAACCACGGGCTGTTTGCCTATCCCGTGCTGATGGCGGCGGATATCCTCATCTACGATTCCGATTATGTGCCGGTCGGCAAAGACCAAAAGCAGCATCTCGAAATGACCCGCGATATGGCCGAAAAATTCAACCTCGCTTACGGCGAAGGGTCGTTGAAATTGCCGGAGGATCTGATTATCCCCGATGTGGCGGTTGTCCCCGGTTTGGACGGACAGAAAATGAGCAAAAGTTACGATAACATCATCGAAATTTTCGCGTCCAAAAAGCAGATGAAAAAGAAGATCATGAGTATTCTTACCGATTCCACGCCGTTGGAAGATCCTAAAAATCCGGACGATTCCATCATTATCGATCTGTATAAATTGGTTGCCACAACAGATGAAGTGGCCGATATGCGCCAGAAATTTTTAGCCGGCGGATACGGCTACGGTCACGCCAAAAAAGAACTGCTGGAAAAAATGTGGGCATACTTCGAACCGTATCACGAGCGGCGTGAGGAGTTGCTCAACAACCGCGATTACGTTGCCGAAGTGCTCCGCAACGGCGCACTGAAAGCCCGCGAAGCTGCCAATATTGTGATGGACCGGGTGCGGAAAGCCGGAGGATTGCTGCGTTTTGTATAA
- a CDS encoding HNH endonuclease, which translates to MLNRSVLLLNQNYEPMSVCGLKKAIILIYLGKAEVIEREAVVLHSVNSTMPVPNVIRLFRFARAPKRKILLNRKNLLIRDKHCCQYCGRRTLQMTIDHIIPKQFGGKDTWENLVIACMPCNNRKGNRTPEQAEMRLRTKPKRPNPFFFLQHMVGARHESWKPYLFMEN; encoded by the coding sequence ATGCTTAACCGTAGTGTTTTGTTATTAAATCAGAATTATGAACCTATGAGCGTCTGTGGATTAAAGAAGGCCATCATTTTAATTTATCTCGGCAAAGCTGAAGTTATCGAACGCGAAGCCGTTGTGCTGCATTCGGTCAACTCGACAATGCCAGTGCCGAATGTCATCCGTTTGTTTCGGTTTGCCCGGGCACCGAAACGCAAAATTTTGCTCAACCGCAAAAACCTGCTCATTCGCGATAAACACTGTTGCCAATATTGTGGTCGCAGAACGTTGCAAATGACTATCGACCACATCATTCCCAAACAATTTGGCGGAAAAGATACCTGGGAAAATCTGGTGATCGCCTGCATGCCGTGCAACAATCGCAAAGGCAACCGCACCCCGGAACAGGCGGAAATGCGCCTGCGAACCAAGCCCAAACGCCCGAACCCATTCTTTTTTCTGCAACATATGGTTGGTGCCCGCCATGAATCGTGGAAGCCTTACCTGTTCATGGAAAATTGA